The Candidatus Cloacimonadota bacterium genome includes the window CTCTTCTGATGAGATACGCGAAGCAATTGCCGAGACAGTTACCACAATGATTGACGCCATCAAGCGGCTTTTTGAACGCACGGCACCAGAACTATCGGCAGATATTGCGGAACGTGGCATATTTCTAACCGGTGGGGGAGCTATGTTGAAGGGCTTGGATGAAAAGATCCGCAAAACTGTCGATCTGCCCGTACATGTGGTTCCAGATCCCCTAGAATGCGTTGTTAAAGGTGCAGGTATGGTTTTAGATGATATCGATCGTTATCGCCAAGTGCTCATTAAGAAAATTGAGGATTAAGTAAGATTTGCTCAATTTTTATCCATACTATTCAGTTGTCGGATTCGTCCAAATATAAGCTCTCTTGATAAGCAATGACTATAAAGAAGTACATCATTCCTGCCATTTTGATTGTCCTTTCCATCGCTATGCTGATTGGTAATGAAGAAACACGGGCAGCAAAAGCATCTTTTTTGGGCAAAACACTGTTCTTTCCATTTGTGTCATCACTTAGAACCATTGAAAGCAATCATGCTTTAAGCAAGGATAATTTCTTGTTGCGTAGCAGATTAACCGAGAGCACGCTAAAAATACTTGCCCTGCAAAATGAGCTGAGAGAATACACCGGAGTGGCATCCATCAATTTTGATATAACTGGAAATCAATTTCAACTTGCTGAGGTAATCGGCTATTCGGGACAGTTTGAGGAACGCAGTCTGATTGTTAATAAAGGCAAAAACGATATGGTGATACCCGGTTCTGCGGTGATCGCCGGAAATGGTATCGTAGGCAAAATAATATCTGTAACCGATACATACAGCATCATTTTACCCTTTTCTAATCCCCGCTTTCAAGTTCCGGTAATGAGCCAAAATAATGGCGTTCAAGGCATACTACAATCCGATATTGCGGGAAACATCCTTATGAACATGGTAAAACTGGGTTCTGAAATTGCCGCCGGAGATACTATCGTAACTTCAAATCTCTCCAGACTATTTCCCAAAGGTTTTCCGGTTGGAACGATAATCCGTATAAGAGAATCGGCAGATAACCTGTTTCTAAGTGCTGAAATTAGCCCCTTCACATTAGTTGAAAACCTTGAACACGTGTAT containing:
- a CDS encoding rod shape-determining protein MreC, with protein sequence MTIKKYIIPAILIVLSIAMLIGNEETRAAKASFLGKTLFFPFVSSLRTIESNHALSKDNFLLRSRLTESTLKILALQNELREYTGVASINFDITGNQFQLAEVIGYSGQFEERSLIVNKGKNDMVIPGSAVIAGNGIVGKIISVTDTYSIILPFSNPRFQVPVMSQNNGVQGILQSDIAGNILMNMVKLGSEIAAGDTIVTSNLSRLFPKGFPVGTIIRIRESADNLFLSAEISPFTLVENLEHVYILKERKNHEQQTS